The Streptomyces capitiformicae genome contains the following window.
AGTCAGCACGTCACGTCGTTCGTGGCGCTCAAGCCGCCGAACGACTGGCTGTCGTTCCGGCTGTACCCGGGCACGAACGGGCTGAGCGTTCGCATCTCCCGGGCCCGGGCGGTCGCCGAGATGGAGGGCGCCGCGCGTCGGGATGACGACGAGCCGGGCCGCCTGGTGACCATCAACCATGTCCTGGCGCTGGCCAGCGCGCTCACCGAGGCGGTGGGGGTGCAGGACATGGTGGAGCTGGTCGCCAACGAGATCGTCCCGGCCATCGGCGCGCAGGCACTGCTGATGCTCGGTTCGCGGGCGGGGCGGCTGCATGTGCTGGGGCACCGCGGTTACGCGGATCCGCGCCTCGTGGAAGGCTTCGACGGTATGCCGCTCACCGCGCAGACCCCCGGCGCGCATGTCCTGAGCAGCGGGGTGCCCGCCTTCTTCGAGAGCCGACAGCAGTTGGAGCACCTGTATCCGATGCAGCGGACGACCCGGGACGGCCTGGGCGCCTGGGCGTATCTGCCGCTCATCGCCCAGGGGCGGCCGGTCGGCACCTGTGTGCTCGGGTACGCGGAACCGCATCCGTTCCCGGCGGACGAGCGTGCGGTGCTGACCAGCCTCAGCGGGCTCATCTCCCAGGCCCTGGAGCGCGCCCTGCTGTACGACGCCAAGCACCAGCTCGCCCACGGGCTGCAGGCCGCGCTGCTTCCGCACTCGCTGCCGTCGATCCCCGGCATCGAGTCGGCCTCCCGCTATCTGCCGGCGACCCGGGGCATGGACATCGGCGGCGACTTCTTCGACCTCGTGCTCTCGCACGGGCGGGCCTCGGCCGTGATCGGCGACGTACAGGGGCACAACGTGACGGCGGCGGGGCTGATGGGGCAGATCCGTACGGCCGTACGCGCGTACACGACCGTCGGTCAGGCGCCGCAGGACGTGATGAGCAGTACCAACCGGCTGCTGATCGACCTCGGCTCCGAGTTGTTCGCCAGCTGTCTGTACCTGCGGCTCGACCCGGAGCACGGGATGGCCGTCATGGCGCGGGCCGGGCATCCACCGCCGTTGCTGCGCAGACCGGACGGGAAGGTGAAGGTGCTGGACCTCGCGGGTGGGCCGCTTCTGGGGATCGACGCGGACGCGGTGTATCCGACGACCGAGGTGGCGCTGGGCGAGGGTTCCCTGCTGGCCCTCTACACGGATGGGTTGATCGAGTCGCCCGGGGTGGACATCGAGGATGCGCTGGCCGACCTCGGGGAGCGGCTCGCCTCCGTCGGGGAGCAGGCGTTGGATGCGGTCGCCGATGAGTTGGTCCGGGAGACGGAGACCGCGCAGGAGCGGCTGGACGACGTGGCCCTGCTTCTGTTGCGGGCGGCGAAGGTCGGGTGACTCCTGCCGGGGCGCCGACGCCCCCTGGGGGGTGTGGTGAAAGCCCCGCACAGCACCCCTGAAACGCACCGGTCCGACCCTCCCGCCGGAGGGCCGGACCGAGTTCCACTCACCGGCCGGAACCGCTGTGGTGTGGTCGGTGGGTGGGTCGTGGGATCGACGGTGCGGTATCAGTGGCCGCTGAGCCCGGAACCGTCGTCCACCACGTCTTCGCGGGTGTCGGCCTAGTGCTCGACGACGCCCTGCTCGTGCTCCGCGCCGGCCTCTTCACCGGCACCGGCAGCGGCGGCTTCCTCACCGGCACCGGCGGCGGCGGCTTCCTCACCCGCGCCGGCCTCGCCACCGGCACCGGCCGCGGCGGCCTCGCCACCCGCACCCGCGGCGCCGGCCTCGTCACCAGCACCCGCAGCGGCGGCTTCCTCACCGGCACCGGCGGCGGCGGCTTCCTCACCCGCGCCGGCCTCGCCACCGGCACCAGCGGCGGCGGCCTCGTCACCGGCACCGCCCGCGGCTTCCTCACCGGCGCCCGCGCCGCCGTCGCCGAGGGTGGCGCCGACCGCGGCCAGGGCGGTGGTGACCGGCTGGAAGAAGGTCTCGCCGCCGACGGTGCAGTCGCCACTGCCGCCGGAGGTCAGGCCGATGGCCTGGCCGTCCTGGGTGAACAGCGAGCCGCCGCTGTCGCCGGGCTCGGCGCAGACGTTGGTCTGGATGAGGCCGGTGACCGTGCCCTCCGGGTAGTTCACCGTCGCGTCGAGGCCGGTGACCTGGCCGTCGGCGAGACCGGTGGTGCTGCCCATGCGGAACACCTGGAGACCGACCGTGGCCTCGCCGGCCGCGTTGATGTCGACCGTCTCGCCGTTGCCGAGGTCGACGGTGCTCGCCGCCTGGGTCGCCGGGTCGTTGTAGTTGACCAGCGCGAAGTCACCGTCGCCGGGGAACGTGGCGGTCGCCGCGTCGACCGTGCCGATCGGGGCGCCACCCTCCTCCTCGGACCACTCGGCCTCCGCGACACCGCAGTGACCGGCGGTCAGGAACGCGGGCGCCCCTTGGGCGTTGACGACGTTGAAGCCTGCGGAGCAGCGCGCGCCGCCGCCGAAGATGGCGTCGCCGCCCTCCAGGAAGGTCTTGAAGGTGC
Protein-coding sequences here:
- a CDS encoding SpoIIE family protein phosphatase, with the protein product MSDVYASRGRTTVETARLGHPMLSLALAAMMDDVDAHSGAVYLLTADEPVLEMAVMAGLPRSFAAPWERVGLSTPVPVAEAVRDRRLVWVNGEEQMARRYPRIAVVLPYPFALAALPVATRDTTYGAVFLTWPGSHPPELSDRERDHLTSACDRLAKRLRRAEEEGRPVLPEPDLSAPSATTVAGTLGTVEAARMVARLPYGMCALDLHGRISFANAATAELLGIPVSGLLGTQLWASVPWLNDPSYEDRYRAALMSQHVTSFVALKPPNDWLSFRLYPGTNGLSVRISRARAVAEMEGAARRDDDEPGRLVTINHVLALASALTEAVGVQDMVELVANEIVPAIGAQALLMLGSRAGRLHVLGHRGYADPRLVEGFDGMPLTAQTPGAHVLSSGVPAFFESRQQLEHLYPMQRTTRDGLGAWAYLPLIAQGRPVGTCVLGYAEPHPFPADERAVLTSLSGLISQALERALLYDAKHQLAHGLQAALLPHSLPSIPGIESASRYLPATRGMDIGGDFFDLVLSHGRASAVIGDVQGHNVTAAGLMGQIRTAVRAYTTVGQAPQDVMSSTNRLLIDLGSELFASCLYLRLDPEHGMAVMARAGHPPPLLRRPDGKVKVLDLAGGPLLGIDADAVYPTTEVALGEGSLLALYTDGLIESPGVDIEDALADLGERLASVGEQALDAVADELVRETETAQERLDDVALLLLRAAKVG
- a CDS encoding S1 family peptidase — protein: MAALGAAALILPNAMASQTESNQAAPKTLAASDASDLASQLREALGEAFAGAYYNSSEQQLIIQVIDGIEIDGDDNNVIIQAQEAGAKVQEVENSWSELKAGAATLKEKASIPGTAWAIDPRTNKLQVTADSTVTGENWDTIESTVKSLGSGMAEIKKSAGTFKTFLEGGDAIFGGGARCSAGFNVVNAQGAPAFLTAGHCGVAEAEWSEEEGGAPIGTVDAATATFPGDGDFALVNYNDPATQAASTVDLGNGETVDINAAGEATVGLQVFRMGSTTGLADGQVTGLDATVNYPEGTVTGLIQTNVCAEPGDSGGSLFTQDGQAIGLTSGGSGDCTVGGETFFQPVTTALAAVGATLGDGGAGAGEEAAGGAGDEAAAAGAGGEAGAGEEAAAAGAGEEAAAAGAGDEAGAAGAGGEAAAAGAGGEAGAGEEAAAAGAGEEAAAAGAGEEAGAEHEQGVVEH